The following DNA comes from Amycolatopsis solani.
ATCAGGTCGGCCGCGCGCAGGGTGTCGAGGCGCTCCTGGTCGACCGCGCCGATGATGCGGATGCCCAGGCCGGGGCCGGGGAACGGCTGGCGCTGCACGATCGTCTCGGGCAGGCCCAGCTCGGTGCCGACCTTGCGGACCTCGTCCTTGAACAGCAGCCGCAGCGGCTCGACCAGCTCGAACTCCAGGTCGTCCGGCAGGCCGCCGACGTTGTGGTGGCTCTTGATGTTGGCCGTGCCCTCGCCGCCGCCGGACTCGACGACGTCCGGGTAGAGCGTGCCCTGGACCAGGAACTTGTAGTCGCCCTGCGCCTTGAGGTCGCGCTCGGCCTGCTCGAAGACGCGGATGAACTCGCGGCCGATGATCTTGCGCTTCTGCTCCGGGTCGGTGACGCCGGCGAGCGCGTCGAGGAACCGCTCGCGCGCGTCCACGGTCACCAGGTTGACGCCGGTGGCGGCGACGAAGTCGCGCTCGACCTGGGTGCGCTCCCCCGCGCGCAGCAGGCCGTGGTCGACGAACACGCAGGTCAGCCGGTCACCGATGGCACGCTGCACGAGCGCGGCCGCGACGGCGGAATCGACGCCGCCGGACAGGCCGCAGATCGCGCGGCCGTCACCGATCTGGTCGCTGATCCGCTGGATCTGCTCCTCGACGATCGACGACGTCGTCCACTGCGGCTTGATGCCCGCGATGTCGTGCAAGAACCGGCGCAGCACCTCCTGGCCGTGCGGCGAGTGCGCGACCTCCGGGTGGTACTGGACGCCGGCGAAGCGGCGCTCGACGTCTTCGAAGCCGGCGACCTCGGCGCCGTCGGAGGACGCGGTGACGACCGAGCCTTCCGGGGCCTTGGTGACGCTGTCGTTGTGGCTCATCCACGCGGGCTGGTGCGCGGGCAGGCCGGCGTGCAGGACGCCGCCGTCACCGGTCACGCGGACCTCGGTGCGGCCGAACTCGCGGACGCCGGTCGGCTCGACGACGCCGCCGAGCGCGCTGGCGAGCAGCTGGTGGCCGTAGCAGATGCCGAACATCGGGACGCCGGCTTCGGTGAGCTTCGGGTCCATGCCCGGCGCGCCTTCGGCGTACACGCTCGAGGGGCCGCCGGAAAGGATGATGGCCGCGGGGTTCTTCGCGAGGATCTCTTCGGTGGACGCGCTGTGCGGCACGACCTCCGAGTAGATCTGCGCCTCGCGGACGCGCCGGGCGATCAGCTGCGCGTACTGCGCCCCGAAGTCCACGACGAGAACCGGACCGGTGGGACTGGGCACCTGGCGACCTCCTGGCGAGAAGCGGGAATCCCCTCCATCGTCCCAGGTGGGCTGGGTCACCCGGGATTCAGGGCCGCCCCTGTCCGCGATCGGACCTACGGTCCGCGTATGGCTGTGAACTGGACCAAGGAACTGACCGACCAGCTCGACTTCCACTGGAACGTGCACACGCGCCCGAAGCTCGAGGGGCTCACCGACGACGAGTACTTCTGGGAGCCGGTCGCGGGCTGCTGGACCGTGCGGCCGCGGAAGTCGGACGACGAGCCAGGCACGGGCCCGTTCACCATCGACTTCGCCTTCCCAGCGCCGGTTCCGCCGCCGGTCACGACGATCGCGTGGCGGCTCAACCACGTGCTGGTCGGCGTCCTGGGCATGCGGACGGCGTCGCACTTCGGCGGTCCGGCGATGACCTACGAGGACTACCCGTACCCCGGCACGGCCGGCGAAGCGCTCTCGCTGCTGGACGAGTACTACGCCCGCTGGATCGAAGGGGTGAAATCGCTCGACGGTGAGGCGCTGGCGCGGCCGTGCGGACCGGCCGAGGGCCCGTATGCGGAGTACCCGATGGCGACGCTGGTGCTGCACATCAACCGCGAGGCGATCCACCACTGCGCCGAGGTCCTGCTGCTGCGCGATCTGCACCGCAGCCGGTGAGCTGTAACGGGGAGTCATCGTCGGCCCGATTCACCGGGTATCGAGGACGGCTTCCGAGGGGGACCTGCGCATGCTTTACCGACTCCGGCCGAAAGGCGCGCTGACCTGGTGTGACGTGCCCGGTTACGTGGTCTGCCACGCCGACGACCAGCCCCCGCCCGACTGGGAACGGCTGTCGTGGGTGCCGGCCGAGACGCGCGCGTTCAGCGCCGACCTCCTGCGGATCGCCGTCCGTTACGGCGCGCGCTCGGGCAGCGGGATCGTGCTCGACGCCCGGCACACCGAGGACCTGGGCCGGGCGGACGAGCTGCGCTGCGAACGGATCGCCGCCGCGCAAGCACGGGCGGAGCAGCTCGAGAGCGCGGACGAGGACCTGGAGTGGGAACGCACCGAGCGGGCGGCCCGCCAGGCCGAAGCGGACCTCGCCGAGCTCCTGGCGGTGCCGCCCCAGCCGCACCTGGTCGCGCACTGGTGCCGGCTCGGCGGCCGCTACCCCGACTGACCGACGTCGTGAGTGTTCAGTCGGGTTAGAACCCGACTGAACACTCACGACGGGATGCGGGACGCGGGCTCATGGACGAAAATCCGGACGCGTCCCCGCACCACCGACGTTTGTCACGGTCAGCCCAGGGAAGGCCCCAGTATGCGAGCGACAGTCATCTACGGCGCCGGCGACGTCCGCGTCGAGACCGTGCCGGATCCGAAGCTGGCCGAGGCGACCGACGTCGTGTTGCGGGTCGTGCGGTCCTGCATCTGCGGCAGCGATCTCTGGCCGTACGCCGACATGCCGCCGCGCGAGGACGGGCGCCGGATCGGGCACGAGTTCCTCGGTGTCGTCGAAGAGACCGGGGCCGACGTCACCACCCTCAAGAAGGGCGATCTCGCCGTCGCGCCGTTCGTCTGGTCCGACAACACCTGCGAGTTCTGCCGCGAAGGCCTCCAGACGTCCTGCCTGCACGGCGGTGGCTGGGGCGCGAAGGGCGTCGACGGCGGCCAGGGCGAGGCCGTGCGCGTGCCGCAGGCCGACGGCACCCTGGTCAAGCTGCCCCCGACCGAGGACGACGACCTGCTCGCGTCCCTGCTGACGCTGTCGGACGTCTTCTCCACCGGCCACCACGCCGCCGTGAAGGCACGCGTGAGCGAGGGCCAGAACGTCACGGTGATCGGCGACGGCGCCGTCGGCCTTTCCGCCGTCCTCGCCGCGAAGCGCCTGGGTGCCGCCCGGATCGTCCTGATGGGACGCCACCGGGCCCGCACCGATCTCGGCCGCGAGTTCGGCGCGACCGACGTCGTCGCCGAGCGCGGTGAGGAAGGCGTCGAGAAGGTGCGCGAGCTGACGAACGGCCACGGCACGCACGCCGTGCTCGAGTGCGTCGGCACGAAGGCCGCGTTCGAGATGGGCGTCGGGGTCGTGCGCGCGGGTGGGGCGGTCAGCCGCGTCGGCCTGCCGCAGTACGAAGACGCGCCCGCGGGCGTGGGCGTGTTCCGCCGCAACGTCACCATCACCGGCGGCGTCGCGCCCGCGCGGCACTACATCCCCGAGCTGCTGCCGGACGTCCTCGGCGGCAAGTACCAGCCGGGGCGCGTCTTCGACCGGACCATCGACATCGAGGGCGTGCCGGACGGCTACCGCGCGATGGCGAACCGCGAAGCGCTGAAGGTGCTCATCAAGCCGTGACCCGTCCGGGCGGGGATGTTCTTTCGAGGGTTCCCACCCGGATTACGTTGGTGGGCATGGACATGATCACCCCCGAGCCGCGCCCCGCCTGGATCGCCGGCCGCCCCGAGGCGGGCGCCACCACCCTCGTCGTGCACCACCCGTACGACGGCAGCGAGGTCGCTACGGTCGCCGTGCCCGGGCCGGAGCAGGTCGAGCGCGCGGTCGCCGCGGCGGTTTCGGTCGCCCGCGAACTCCGCGGCGCGCCGGCGCACGTCCGCGCCGGCGCGCTCGAGCACGTGTCCCGGGTGCTCGCCGCCCGCGCCGAAGAGATCGCCGAGGTCATCACCGCCGAGAACGGCAAGCCGCTCAAGTGGGCCGAGGCCGAGGTGAAGCGCGCGGTTTCGGTGTTCCGCATCGCCGCCGAGGAAGCCCGCCGGTTCACCGGCGACGTCCAGCGTCTCGACACCGACCCCGCCGGCGAAGCGCGGCTGGCGCTGACCCGCCGCGTCCCGCGCGGGCCGGTGCTCGGCATCGCGCCGTTCAACTTCCCGCTGAACCTGGTGGCGCACAAGGTCGCGCCCGCGCTGGCGATCGGCGCGCCGATCATCGTCAAGCCCGCGCCGCGGACGCCGTTGTCGGCGCTGATCCTCGGCGAGATCCTGGCCGAGACCGACCTGCCTGCCGGTGCGTTTTCGGTGCTGCCGCTGGGGAACGAGGAGACGCAGGCGCTCGTCGCCGACCCGCGGCTGCCCGTCGTGTCGTTCACCGGCTCCGGCCCGGTCGGCTGGTCGCTGAAGGACGCGGCGCCGCGCAAGCACGTCGTGCTCGAACTCGGCGGCAACGCGGCGGCCGTCGTGCTGCGCGACTGGCCCGACCCCGAAGGCGCGGCGCACCGCATCGCCACCTTCGGCAACTACCAGGCCGGCCAGTCCTGCATCGCCGTGCAGCGGGTGATCGTGGACGCCGCCGTGGCCGAGGAGTTCGTGCCGGCGCTGGTGGAAGCCGTCGAGTCGCAGCGCACCGGCGATCCCTACGACCGCAACACCGACGTCGGCCCGGTCGTCGACGAGGCCGCCGCCGAGCGGATCGTCGCGTGGGTCGACGAGGCCGTCCAGGCGGGCGCGAAGGTGCTCACCGGCGGCACCCGCGACGGCGCGACCGTCGCCCCGACCCTGCTCACCGACGTCCCGCCGGACGCCAAGGCGTGGCGCGAGGAGATCTTCGGCCCGGTGCTCGCGGTGTCCGTTGTGGACGGTGTCGACGAGGCCTTCCGGTCGGTCAACGACTCCGCGTACGGCCTGCAGGCCGGCGTCTTCACCACCGACGTCCAGCTGGCGTTCCACGCGTCGGCCGAGCTCGAGGTCGGCGGCGTGATCATCGGCGACGTGCCGTCCTACCGCGCCGACCAGATGCCCTACGGCGGCGTGAAGGGCTCCGGCGTCGGCCGCGAAGGCGTGCTGGCGGCGATGCACGACCTGACCGAAGAGCGCGTCACGGTCTTCACCGGCATCGACCTCTAAGCGACGACGCTCTGCCCGAACCGGAAGACGTTGTCGGGGTCGTACTTCCGGGCGACGTCCTGCAGCCGCTTGGCGTTTTCGCCGTAGTAGGCGTTCTTCCAGTCGGGGAGGGCCGGGTCGATGTAGTTGACGTACCCGCCGCCCGCCCCGGCGGCGGCGAGCCCCGCGACGACCTCCCCGACGGACTGCGCGACCTTCTGCTGGGTCTTCGCCGTCGCGGGCGCGTAGATCTGGACGCTGGCCAGCGCGTCGCGGTGCCAGAACGCCGTCGCGTCCTTCGCCGGTTCGCCGACCTTGCCGCCGAGGCCGTCGATGAGCAGGTCGGTGCCGGTGCGGCCGTCGGCGAGCGCGACGACCTTCGCGGCGTCCACCGGGCTGGTGATGATCCGCGACGACGCCACGAACGACTGCCGGTTCGAACTGCCGGAGAAGTAGTTCATCGCGCCGAGGTAGTCGAGGCTCTTCACGGTGCGCTGGGTCGGCCGCGCGCCGGCGTTGGTGGTCAGGTTGTTGAGCAGCGTGTTCAGCCCGGCCGCCCCGCCGACGTAGCAGCCGCCGACCCGGACCTGGACCGGCGAACCGCCCGAAAGCACGCAGTTCGCCCAGAGCTCGGGCGGCATCGCGGCGATCCACTGCTGCCACGCGGACAGCACATCGGCCGCGGAGCCGGCCGGGAAGTGCAGCGAGAACACCGTCACGTCCGGCGCCGGGTCGGTGTCGAAGGTGAACTCGGTGACGATGCCGAAGTTGCCGCCGCCCCCGCCGCGCAGGCCCCAGAAGAGGTCGGGCTCGGAGTCCGCGGCCGCCTTGAGCACCC
Coding sequences within:
- the guaA gene encoding glutamine-hydrolyzing GMP synthase, with amino-acid sequence MPSPTGPVLVVDFGAQYAQLIARRVREAQIYSEVVPHSASTEEILAKNPAAIILSGGPSSVYAEGAPGMDPKLTEAGVPMFGICYGHQLLASALGGVVEPTGVREFGRTEVRVTGDGGVLHAGLPAHQPAWMSHNDSVTKAPEGSVVTASSDGAEVAGFEDVERRFAGVQYHPEVAHSPHGQEVLRRFLHDIAGIKPQWTTSSIVEEQIQRISDQIGDGRAICGLSGGVDSAVAAALVQRAIGDRLTCVFVDHGLLRAGERTQVERDFVAATGVNLVTVDARERFLDALAGVTDPEQKRKIIGREFIRVFEQAERDLKAQGDYKFLVQGTLYPDVVESGGGEGTANIKSHHNVGGLPDDLEFELVEPLRLLFKDEVRKVGTELGLPETIVQRQPFPGPGLGIRIIGAVDQERLDTLRAADLIAREELTAAGLDRSIWQCPVVLLADVRSVGVQGDGRTYGHPVVLRPVSSEDAMTADWTRLPYDVLERISTRITNEVAEVNRVVLDVTSKPPGTIEWE
- a CDS encoding DinB family protein — protein: MAVNWTKELTDQLDFHWNVHTRPKLEGLTDDEYFWEPVAGCWTVRPRKSDDEPGTGPFTIDFAFPAPVPPPVTTIAWRLNHVLVGVLGMRTASHFGGPAMTYEDYPYPGTAGEALSLLDEYYARWIEGVKSLDGEALARPCGPAEGPYAEYPMATLVLHINREAIHHCAEVLLLRDLHRSR
- a CDS encoding zinc-dependent alcohol dehydrogenase family protein, with amino-acid sequence MRATVIYGAGDVRVETVPDPKLAEATDVVLRVVRSCICGSDLWPYADMPPREDGRRIGHEFLGVVEETGADVTTLKKGDLAVAPFVWSDNTCEFCREGLQTSCLHGGGWGAKGVDGGQGEAVRVPQADGTLVKLPPTEDDDLLASLLTLSDVFSTGHHAAVKARVSEGQNVTVIGDGAVGLSAVLAAKRLGAARIVLMGRHRARTDLGREFGATDVVAERGEEGVEKVRELTNGHGTHAVLECVGTKAAFEMGVGVVRAGGAVSRVGLPQYEDAPAGVGVFRRNVTITGGVAPARHYIPELLPDVLGGKYQPGRVFDRTIDIEGVPDGYRAMANREALKVLIKP
- a CDS encoding aldehyde dehydrogenase family protein → MDMITPEPRPAWIAGRPEAGATTLVVHHPYDGSEVATVAVPGPEQVERAVAAAVSVARELRGAPAHVRAGALEHVSRVLAARAEEIAEVITAENGKPLKWAEAEVKRAVSVFRIAAEEARRFTGDVQRLDTDPAGEARLALTRRVPRGPVLGIAPFNFPLNLVAHKVAPALAIGAPIIVKPAPRTPLSALILGEILAETDLPAGAFSVLPLGNEETQALVADPRLPVVSFTGSGPVGWSLKDAAPRKHVVLELGGNAAAVVLRDWPDPEGAAHRIATFGNYQAGQSCIAVQRVIVDAAVAEEFVPALVEAVESQRTGDPYDRNTDVGPVVDEAAAERIVAWVDEAVQAGAKVLTGGTRDGATVAPTLLTDVPPDAKAWREEIFGPVLAVSVVDGVDEAFRSVNDSAYGLQAGVFTTDVQLAFHASAELEVGGVIIGDVPSYRADQMPYGGVKGSGVGREGVLAAMHDLTEERVTVFTGIDL
- a CDS encoding FAD-binding oxidoreductase translates to MDSELDQAQPAGRPHVHHLVDRRTFLRVAGVSAAGAVAAACGPGGSPAPVASSTPAPTTSGPPATRLPTSPPNWDDLRGQLSGSLLRPGVDGYDTAKRAFNPLFDSKNPVAVVAAANTKDVQASVQAVAGRASIAARSGGHSYAGYSVPDSGLVVDLAGLNKVQVQGSQAVIGAGAKLKDVYATLAQAGRALPAGSCPTVGIAGLTLGGGIGVLSRKYGLTCDRLSSAQVVMADGRVLKAAADSEPDLFWGLRGGGGGNFGIVTEFTFDTDPAPDVTVFSLHFPAGSAADVLSAWQQWIAAMPPELWANCVLSGGSPVQVRVGGCYVGGAAGLNTLLNNLTTNAGARPTQRTVKSLDYLGAMNYFSGSSNRQSFVASSRIITSPVDAAKVVALADGRTGTDLLIDGLGGKVGEPAKDATAFWHRDALASVQIYAPATAKTQQKVAQSVGEVVAGLAAAGAGGGYVNYIDPALPDWKNAYYGENAKRLQDVARKYDPDNVFRFGQSVVA